The following are encoded in a window of Sphingobium sp. Z007 genomic DNA:
- a CDS encoding iron reductase produces MTETEKVTVGALLTALALLVPAFLLHSAPRFPGSLAGGLFGIAAALLFVLLLVYSIVKRQAWVKQRTQRLVSLGGLLSFHVYAGAIGALLGIIHSGHKFQSPIGIALVIAMLTVVVTGFIGRYYLAQVGQELRFQQKELKVLRDRYDVLAAVSADLHGQNIVDPSGLPLDSLLGAIADLEFTITARDVIKATLDRWIVVHIVAAIIMYGLLTMHIWSSIYFGLRWWP; encoded by the coding sequence ATGACCGAAACCGAGAAAGTAACGGTCGGCGCTCTCTTGACCGCTCTTGCGCTGCTGGTCCCGGCCTTCCTGCTGCATTCCGCGCCGCGGTTCCCCGGGAGCCTGGCGGGAGGCCTGTTCGGCATCGCCGCCGCCCTGCTTTTCGTGCTCCTGCTCGTCTACAGCATCGTGAAGCGGCAGGCGTGGGTCAAGCAGCGCACGCAGCGTCTCGTCTCGCTTGGCGGACTGCTCAGTTTCCATGTGTATGCCGGCGCGATCGGCGCGCTGCTCGGGATTATCCATTCAGGGCACAAGTTTCAAAGTCCGATCGGCATCGCCCTCGTGATCGCGATGCTGACAGTCGTCGTCACGGGCTTCATCGGCCGATATTATCTGGCGCAGGTCGGCCAGGAATTGCGGTTTCAGCAAAAGGAACTCAAGGTCCTGCGCGACCGCTATGACGTCCTGGCGGCCGTATCGGCCGATCTGCACGGTCAGAACATCGTTGATCCATCAGGACTGCCGCTGGACTCGCTGCTCGGCGCGATAGCCGATCTCGAATTCACGATTACCGCACGCGACGTCATCAAGGCCACGCTCGACAGGTGGATCGTCGTGCATATCGTCGCGGCGATCATCATGTACGGATTGCTGACGATGCACATCTGGAGCAGCATCTACTTCGGCCTGCGGTGGTGGCCATGA